The Melanotaenia boesemani isolate fMelBoe1 chromosome 12, fMelBoe1.pri, whole genome shotgun sequence genome contains the following window.
CCTTGCTGGAGCCgcactgcaaataaaaacagatccaGAACTGAGCAAACTGCAACTAAACAGACAAGAtctcacatttttttatgtttaagctGAAAAACTGAATGTAACCAAGTAATAAATTTAATGGATTGTGCCAATTAGGAGTCCTGACACATACAGAAAAGTGATATGATAGACGTAAAATACCATGAGGAACTGCTGCTCAGCTCCTGGATCAGCTGCCCTGCACAGTCAGGGTTGTTGTTGGCAGCGTGCATCAAGGCTTTGCGGAAGGCATAACGGTATCTCTTCTGGCGGATACTCGCCCTCTCCTGCCTGCACATGTGCTTGTATTTGTCCTGGAGGTATGAGCAAATTCTAAGTAGTCGTGTTCTCCGTGAGGAACCACCGTCATCTTCCAGCCTACATGGGAAACATACAATGGTCATCATGACAGGAAATTCAACTGCTATACTATAGAGCTAATCACTGAGATACAAACCCATTATGTGGTCTCCATGAACTCTGAAAAGGAGAAAATctttctgcctcctcctcttcatcatcatcagcactGTCCTCTGACCAGTCCAAACCTGGAAGTGAGCTTGTTAGAGTGGCTCATCTATCTCACTAGGTTCATATTAACCTACAAACTATTAGCAAGAGCTTTCACAAATGCATGTGAATTTATACAGCTGAAAAGCTAATGTTAAATGAGTTACCTAGATGAGGGAAGAGGGCTCCATGCTCCCGATGTCTCTTGGCACAGAGCTGCACAAGGTGTTGCAACCTGGCCAAGCAGCTGGCAGAAGGTGAGAAGGCTGTGGGATGCATTACGACCACATGCCGCTGATTGTTACTGCTACTGTCTTTGCTACTGACAGGCAATTGAGTAGCAGCGAAAGGCATTTTCCTGCTGAGTGATGGTCCAGAATGTTGCCCTGGACTGGGCGCTGCATTCACAGGCATCCCTGGAGGCAGAAAGTTGACCGTCTGAGGTGGTGGTGGATTGCATAATAAACCCTGCTGCTGTCCTGGGAAGGTGAAGGAAGAGGAGTGCTGAGGCTGCTGGAAAAGACCTGGCTGCTGCCGCGGGAGATGAGTGTTGAGTGGTGACGATGGGTGGACACGGGGAATAGGAGAGGGTGTAAAGTGCTCACGAGGTGGCTGGAAGAGTTCCGTGTCGTTGCAAAGTTTCTGGTTCAGGACCAGCCGACTTTGTAGTTTCTTCTTGATGGTGTTGCCCTTCCGAGGAGTGCCGACATCCTCCCCATCTGTATCATCCTCATAGAAGGCAAAAGGGTCCAGGAGTTCCCCGTCGGGGAGGGGTAACAGGCGTGTACAGGGGGGAGATGGTGGAAGTTCATTTATACCATTAGGAGCTTTCAGAGCCAGAGAAGGAACAGTTATATTGAGCGCCACTGACTCCAGATGAGCCCGAGGGCGCATTTCCTCTAAAGCATCATGCTTCTTTTTCCGCTCCTTCTTGGGGATGAAGCCAAGAACCTGCAGGTGACTGTTACAGTATCTGAAAAACAAGAGTACATCCCAATGAGCAAATCTGCAACTTAAATATTCCGTTCAATCAAGTGAAATCTGCCCCACATGAAcacaatataaatacacaccTGCGGTCCTCAGACTTGGGGATGGGGTTGGTACATCGCTGGCTGTTATACTTTGCCACATATTCACACTGCTTGAAGGGAGCTGTCTTGTCCTCCAGAACGTGCCGGATACAGAACGCATATCCATTTAGTCTGCGCTGTTTGCACAGCTTAGGACTATATGAGCACAACGGCTTATTGTCCACCTCTGAGAAGTGTATGTGTTTGCCTTCATACATCACGTGACTCTTGTCCTTGACAACATCAGCTGATGGAAtaaagagaggaaaataaaatctctgaaaCGCCACATTGGGGGGTCACATCCATGCACATGCATGGCTGAGAGGCAGGGCAACAGTCACTTCCTCTACAACAGGTGATTATGAAGTCCTTGTCAAATAACGGTATTATGTAACAGTATCTAGCATTATTTACCgcgaaaaaatatatatactggtcaataaaaaaaatacacaacaaaaTGGGAATACTTAAAAGTTCTTTTATACCACATAACGTCATGTTAGGGAAAAGGCATGACAAATATCTTGCCGTACAAGTGGTTCATAAAACAGCGACTTGCCAGTGCCGGGTGATGAAGTGAAAACTCATCAGAACAAAAAGTCACCGGTTTACTATATAAAATCTTGCCTCGCGCTTTTAAATTAATGCAAGTAAAGCTTTAAGTTAAGTATAGAATGCCACAGGATATACTTAAATTTCATTTATTGCTTAACTGATccattaaactttgttttagtGTTAGTGTGCTTCAATTCAACAGCCAAGgtacacattacacacacagtCACGAGTTGAATAATTGCCCTCATACCAGCATTGCTTAACCTTTGAAACTTTGGTTAAGACGAGAACTGGGCAGGCAGAAAACAGAGACTATTAGCAAGCGTTAACTACCATTGGTGCCTGGGGAGCTAGCCTGCTACATTAGCTTGGAGCCCGATAAACAGCTGTGAAACTTTTAACTATTCAATTGTAAACAAATCTATGTTTGCTAGACACCCGTAACCCAATTTAAAAAGTCTAACTTAACCAATCCCACGTGGAAGAACCACGTTATCAGCATGTGCTAAATACAAAATGTCAAATTAGCTAGTTAGCTATGAaagctaaaaacacaaattagtAGGCGGTAGCTTACCAGGAAACGGAAACATCTGCAAATGGTAACATGATAAAAGTCTATttccagtttaattttatttagaaaattacaaacaatatgtataaaatacagtaaatattgtATCAGCTCCATCAATGACCTATAACGTGATATGGACACGATACATTATGGTCAAATAGTTTCAAACAAAGGGTATACATACCAGGCGGAGGCCTGTTTCCCAAGGCCCCCGCAATAATCGATATGAATTACAGCTACTATCGTTACCTAATGTGACGTTAGCAGGCTACAAAATAACTATAATGCATAAATACGTAAATATACCCAAGGTATTAGGAACTCGAAGAGCACTATAAGTTCAacaatacaaaacttaaaaaaatcagaGGCCCGTTAACTTGGATGAGACGGCGGATTCTCGTAGAGCTCATGACCGACTAAAGCCTCGGCAATGCGGTGCACTCAGAAATCGAAGTCGAGGCTGCACGCGACTTTGCTTACCTTGAATTGGTATGGGCTTTTGGGTATTCGCTCCAGATAGACGGCCGAAATGTCTATTAGAATCAGCTAGGCTATTTGTACATCGATGCTCCAGATAGGAAGGTAACGGTGGTCTTCATCGAGCTTGGTTTATCATGAAATAAGGATGGATGTAAATATAGGCTATCCAAAGCAAATTACAAGCAGTAGGTAGGCTGCTGAGGATATTTGTTGGAGCCACAGCAGACTCCTCACAGCACCACTACAGGCACTGCGGGGACATGACAACAACCcgttcaacaacaacaacctctCCTACCATATTGGAAATTCAACTTTGTTAAACGTCGTACAGTGTACAAGTATCATATAAATCTCTTGGTGAATGAAATTATAGTTTGTGTTAAGGACAGCACCTTTTACAcgtttcacatttaaaacaaatgacttaaAACAAATGGACTGGGAGGTCCAGCAAAGTGTTACAGTGTAAAATCCACCTGGACCACGACTATCATCGTCCATATGAATGAGTTATCAGCCCTGCTGCCACACTGTTGCCGGCTGTTCACTAATGATGGACCACGTGCCAATCAGATAGGCAGGTTCAGTCTGGAAAAGTTAATTAGGTGTCACTAAAAGTATTTATTGACCAATAATTTTCAAATTAACtttcatatgtatatatatatatatatatatatatatatatatatatatatatatatatatatatataattttaaaaatcacaaactTAAATGGAAGGTTTTCAAAGATAAAGGGTTGCTACACAAATTTGGTTTATTATCTTTTGTCACATTTACAAATAACtccatttaataaaatgatctactcaattttcttaaataaaatatattgttaatatttatGATGCTGGCAATTATACAGGAAGATTAATTTCACCATCTGAGCATTCAGATTTTAAATCTTTGGTCACAGTTCCTAAAATATCACTATTAGGATCAATATCAGGTGAAACTGCTCAGAGTGCGTATCTGGATATTCAACCCTGAAAGTATATTTCTGTAGGTATGTTggtaacataataaaaatgtattaggTATTCTCTGTAGTAAAACACTGTTACGATAAAATACAGGTGCAAATATGCTTCTAGGAATGTGCAAATATAGGAGTTGTGCGTATCATTTTTCAGAAGAATTTCCACTGTGTTTTAGCATATGGCTGGCTCATCCACGGCTTGTGCCCCTTCTTTTACAGCTTTCACACATTTTGCCATGGTCTGCGATGCTCTGCTTATAGGATCTGTGggtaaaaaatgataaatgttaaaaaaaaattgtactgTTGCGaagaacacaattaaaaaaattggatCTAACAAGTGTGTTTATAATTCTATTAATTCCAAAAAAGGATACTGTAAATTTAATGATAAAGTAGCGCAAATGACTGGAACACATGCTTTAGTTACAAAAGACTACAAGGTTAAAGCAAAGGATTCTTTTGATCATGCTACCTCATATTCCTCTTAATAACACATATTAATCTTTTGTGAAATATACCTTGATGATTTTAACATTagtataaattacattttttttcacagaCATATGTTACACAGTATGCACATATATCTTAACCATCTACACAGGAATCTTTCAACCATCATAAAATTACAATTATCCTGTGGTTACATTATCATCTCAAGAGCCTCTAATCATTTTACTACactacaatgtaaaaaaaaaaaatcctaatctTAAAGATACCACCTTGACCTTATGGCAGAATTAGCACCACCTTATTCGTAGTGCTCTGAGAATCAATAACATTGCAGGTATTTATATATTCTTCCCACCTTAACAGTAACTCTTACCTCCAAATAGTTGTGGTCATTTGAAATTAGGCAAGCAATTTATGTGATCATAAACAATATTTacattactattattactatGAATACATAAGAAGCTATCATGACTGCATCTGAAAGAATTACAAAACGTTAATTTAAATTCTACCAATAGCAAATTAACAAAACTATCCTTTTAAACACCAATTACTGTCCTGTGTTTCTGGTCCATCTACATTTGCTCGCCTACTAATCAACAGTAGCTTCCAATACATACTCTAGGTGATGCTAGCGGCTTCCATTATACTCAGCTTAACTTTGAGGATGGCAATTGGTGATCACAGAATATCCTAAATAATAGTATTACAGCTGTGAGAGATgctatttgtatttatttaatttctgtagAAAAAATGCCTCATATAACAGTGTTTAACAGAGTAATTGATCAAAGCTAATTAGGAGAATGTGTGTCTGTATCTCCCAGTTGGGGGGGGGACGTCAATCATGGACTATACTGAAATTGGGTACACAAGTTCAGAGTATTGATGACCCACCTGTCATGTAGAAGTCCTTCACAGTAAGCTGTGGAGGAACTAAAGGTTCAGATAGGACAGCTTGGTTCACTGCCTGAAACAGATTAGGCAGATGTCAACCGCAAGTCAGCTAGAACAGCATGATGTAAACGGAGATAAATTATGAGATTAAGTAAACAATGACATCAAGCTGCATTTGTTGTGTGCTTGATCAATTACAAcagtggaagaaaaataaaggcgGACCTTAGACAGCTCGCTGGCCTGCTTAAAGTAGTTGGCTTCCTCTACGTCGTCATATCGGACCAGATTTGGCGAAACCTCTGCCAGTCTGTGGCGCACCTCATCAAGAGTGTCATATGGCAGAGTCACTCCAGCAAGCTTAAAGGGGTGAAAAATTAGTGTTTAGTCCACTTTTGAATTTAGTGAGGATAACATGTTTGCCATGTGCTGTAGTTAGCATGCACACAGCCCTATTGTGATATTATTTTCCATATTAATCTATCTTGATATTGATCACAATATAGCTGTAAATTTCCTAAGTAAACTAATTATGACCGAAAGGGGCATTGTGTCTTttgttatgtaaaataaaaatgctcatGTAATCTCTTTTCATATGAGGTGGCAGTTATAAATTATGCTGCTTTTCCCCAAGAACTGGCACACTGAGTTCTATTAGCTcacatttttatgctttgtgCAAGTACTTTGACAGGTGGGGAAGAAAATGTAAGATCAGTTTTAGTCTCACCCTGACTTTCGTAGCTCTCTTAGCTACATTCATTCTGTCCTACGATCAGTTTCCTTATTCAGTCCGCCGGTAGGTcattatatttttgttgttttcctttatttccttttgGGTTTTCTTAGCAGTTAGCAACCAGCTTAGAGGTCCGTTACCAACAACTAGTGAACATAAGAAAGCTAAGAGATACACAGTTGGCTCTGTAGATGGATCTACTGAAAATGTCTCACATTTATCACcacaatcaaaataaatttatttctgaTCTAATTTTGAGATCATTTGATCACCCGGCTCCAGTCGTAGTTCACCTCAGATATGGCTCTGATGATCCTCCAGTCCTCCCTGGCCATGCCTGGAGGAGTCACAGCAACTTTAGTCTGCTGGGCACGGCCTTCGGTGTTCACATAGGTACCACATTTTTCGGTATATGCAGCTCCAGGAAGTATGATATCAGCCATTGATGCACCCACATCACCATGGTGACCTGGGCAGTTAAAAAGCAGAGCACTAAACCTTGATATGTATGCTGGATGCcagtacagaaaaaaacttttacaaaagaatTTCCCCAACTTAGATTTTCACGATGGTTATGGAAGGTGCCGTCTAACACCTGGTCCACAATCACTAGAGATCAGCTGCAACTGTGAAGCATTCAGCATATGCAGCATAGCTTACATAGTTTCACTGATTCTTTGCACACTTTCTGAAGTATCTGAACGTGTTGAGCTTCTTACTTATTCAGGTGTTTATCTGTCACCCCTCTGTACAAATTTATGCAAATATCTGTGCATAGTTAGTCACAATCCAACTCCCTCTCTCAAATCCTATAAACTAATGTAAATGAGAAATGCAACAACTGAGCcactgcttttaaataaaaaaaagcttaccTTGATAAATTATCAAGCTGTCTTCTGGGAGGTCTTGGCAAGTAATGCAGCCAGCATCAGCCCCCAGTAGGAACAGAACTTTAGGTGGGTTTTTCCTGATAGTCTCTACTCCTGGTTTGTATCCAAGATCAAGTGCTGCCACCTGACTGGCAACCCTGATAACAGGAGAAAAAGCACATATGTTATAGGCAAAGCCCCCCTTGAGCAGTGTGCTGTAGCTAAAAGCTTGTTTCACCTGTGAAGAACATTCAGGATCTTCCAAGTTTCCCCCACTCCACTGCTGACAAGAGCATTCTGAACAATGGTTGAAACAGCAGTCATTATCGCAGCCCCATCCTCTCTCTGCAGGCAGCTGCTGCCAACTACAACAACAGGGTGTTTCGCTTTAGCCAAGACCTACAAAAGGAGATAAAAATCATGAAATTATTCAACATTTGAGGTGAGTAACAACAATCATAAATGGGAGTTTTACCTGAGAGAAAGGATGAGCTCCTGAAGCAATTTCTTGAAGAATCTTGGCGGACTCTCCAAGATGGTCATATGTGTAACTTAGGTCCACTTCCTTTCCCACAAGAGCTACATGCAAGTCATTGTGCAGCCAACTGAGGTAGACACCAGTTCCACAATGAAGCAcagttatttactgtttatcatCCCTTAGGTTTACCACGTCATCTGTTACACAGctatacatattatatataataaggAGATTAGCTTACCTTTTTCTGATCCGTGCATTGAAAAGAGGAGCCTCATAGCGTGGGTTAGTGCCTACCAGCAGCAGTAAGTCAGCTTCTTCAATGCCGGCGATGCCAGTGTTCAGAATATAG
Protein-coding sequences here:
- the LOC121650403 gene encoding NADH-ubiquinone oxidoreductase 75 kDa subunit, mitochondrial-like isoform X3, with translation MQIPRFCYHERLSVAGNCRMCLVEIEKVPKPVAACAMPVMKGWNILTDSDKTRKAREGVMEFLLANHPLDCPICDQGGECDLQDQSMQFGSDRSRFTEGKRAVEDKNMGPLIKTIMTRCIQCTRCVRFASEIAGVEDLGTTGRGNDLQIGTYVEKMFMSELSGNIIDICPVGALTSKPYAFTARPWETRKTESIDVLDAVGSNIVVSTRGGEVMRILPRLHEDINEEWISDKTRFAYDGLKRQRLTQPMMKNERGQLVPTSWEDVLSRVAEAVQGVKGSDVAAVVGGLVDAESLVALKDLLNHLNSDNLCTEEMFPMAGAGSDLRSNYILNTGIAGIEEADLLLLVGTNPRYEAPLFNARIRKSWLHNDLHVALVGKEVDLSYTYDHLGESAKILQEIASGAHPFSQVLAKAKHPVVVVGSSCLQREDGAAIMTAVSTIVQNALVSSGVGETWKILNVLHRVASQVAALDLGYKPGVETIRKNPPKVLFLLGADAGCITCQDLPEDSLIIYQGHHGDVGASMADIILPGAAYTEKCGTYVNTEGRAQQTKVAVTPPGMAREDWRIIRAISELAGVTLPYDTLDEVRHRLAEVSPNLVRYDDVEEANYFKQASELSKAVNQAVLSEPLVPPQLTVKDFYMTDPISRASQTMAKCVKAVKEGAQAVDEPAIC
- the LOC121650403 gene encoding NADH-ubiquinone oxidoreductase 75 kDa subunit, mitochondrial-like isoform X4, with the translated sequence MEFLLANHPLDCPICDQGGECDLQDQSMQFGSDRSRFTEGKRAVEDKNMGPLIKTIMTRCIQCTRCVRFASEIAGVEDLGTTGRGNDLQIGTYVEKMFMSELSGNIIDICPVGALTSKPYAFTARPWETRKTESIDVLDAVGSNIVVSTRGGEVMRILPRLHEDINEEWISDKTRFAYDGLKRQRLTQPMMKNERGQLVPTSWEDVLSRVAEAVQGVKGSDVAAVVGGLVDAESLVALKDLLNHLNSDNLCTEEMFPMAGAGSDLRSNYILNTGIAGIEEADLLLLVGTNPRYEAPLFNARIRKSWLHNDLHVALVGKEVDLSYTYDHLGESAKILQEIASGAHPFSQVLAKAKHPVVVVGSSCLQREDGAAIMTAVSTIVQNALVSSGVGETWKILNVLHRVASQVAALDLGYKPGVETIRKNPPKVLFLLGADAGCITCQDLPEDSLIIYQGHHGDVGASMADIILPGAAYTEKCGTYVNTEGRAQQTKVAVTPPGMAREDWRIIRAISELAGVTLPYDTLDEVRHRLAEVSPNLVRYDDVEEANYFKQASELSKAVNQAVLSEPLVPPQLTVKDFYMTDPISRASQTMAKCVKAVKEGAQAVDEPAIC